Genomic DNA from Opitutaceae bacterium:
GAGGCGAAAATGGCGCCACGATGGATGATGCCGAGTCCCGCGCCCCATTGAGCATTGAGATCGTAACGGTTCCACAGGGAGAAACTGTGCCGTGGCAACTGGCCGAGACGCTGTCCCGCCTTGATGGTGGATGACTGTGTGGTCTTGATGCTTCCGTCCTGATAACTGTATCCGCCCACAATGCTCCAATCGCTGGTCAGGCGACCCGTGATGCCGAGCTCGATGCCCTTCGCACGCTGACCGTCCACGAGGATGGATTTAGTCGGATCCGAGGGGTCGGCAATCGCGACATTCCTGCGGTCGAGCTGATAGGCTGCCGCGGTGAGAATCAGGTCGGGGCGGTACTCCCATTTCGCGCCGATTTCGAGGTTTTCAAAGCGTTCCGGATCGAGACTGCGGTTGGCGAGCGTGAGCGACGAGAGTTGCTCGCCGGCCCGCGGAACGAAAGTGCGGCTGTAGCTGGCGTAGAGGGAAAGGAGGTCGACGGGTTTGAACACCGCTCCGACACGGGGGGAAATCTCATTGTCCCGATTCTCCACTTTCGATCCCGTGCGGTGATTGCGAAAGTCCATGTCGAAACTTTCCAGGCGCAAACCCAGGATCGCCTGAAGCCGTGGCGAAAGCTCGATCTGATCCTGCGCATAGATCGACACGGTTTTCGCGATGCCGTGATTGTCGGCATCCGTCGCGCTCTGTCGGAAGGAAACGGGCAGCGATGTGCGTGGATTGGAGACCGGCACGGTGATTGACGTTGTCGTCGGGCTGATCGAATCGAAATAGCCCGTCCTGCGAAAATTATCCGTCTCCTGATGACCCAGTTCGAGGCCGGCGAGGATCGTCTGCTTCAGGGCATTCGTCCCGAGAGGGATCACGAAATCCGTCTGGTTAATCCAGTTCCGGCGAGCCGTTGCATTGCTGTAGGCGGCGATCGAAACGTTGTTTCCCGTTGCATCCACGGCGCCAGGGAAAACGTTTTGATAGAACTTGTCATAGTCGCCAAAATTGAGCCGGTTGCGCAGGGACGAGCCGTTGGCAAAGGTGTGTTCGAGCGAGACAAACGACGTCCTGGCGTAGGCCCAGGTTGAGCTCTGCGCCGGATCGCCGAAAAATGTCGATGGTGCGGTGACAACCGGCCGGCCTTGAAAGCTCGAGATGCCCCGGTCTGCGACGCGTTCATCGTGGAAATACTCGAAACCGGCGCGAAGGATGGTTTGAGGCGAGAGTTGCCAGGCCAGGGTGGGATTGATCGCCCTGCGATTCAGCGTGACACTCTCGCGATAGCTGCCCGAATCCTCCAGCATGCCGGTGGCTCGGAATGCAAGCGCGTTATTGATCGGCTGACCAAAGTCGATGACGCCTCGGTAATGCTCCCAGGAGCCTGCTTGGAACGAGAAGTCACGATGCTGAGCCCAATTGGCCTGCCGGATGACCCGGTTGATCACGCCGCCGGATCCACCGCGGCCGAAGATCATGGCATTGGGGCCCTTCAAAACCTCCACGCGGTCCACATTGTAGAGGTCGCGGAAATACTGCACGTCATCGCGGATCCCATCCACGAAGAAATCGGCTGTCGTGCTGTTGCCGCGCAACACGGGAGTATCCCGATTGCCCTCACCCTGGGCTATGCCCGCCCCGGGCACGTAGCGGGTGACATCGCCGAGGCTCAGCATCGCCTGGTCGTCGATGAGATCGCGGGTGATGACGGTGATCGCTTGGGGAACATCGATCAATGCGGTGTCTGTCTTGGTCGCGGTGCGGGAGCGCGCGACCGCATAATCCGCCTTGTCGCGCTGTCCATTGACCTCGAACTGATCCAGCCGGATCACCTCGCCATTTTCCGGGAGATAGCTCGGAACCGCCGCTGCATTGGCGAGGGATGTCACCGCGTGGAACGCGGAAATCAGGAGGATCCCGCGAGTCAATTGGCGATGCAGGGATTGGCCTGTCGTTTGAGAGCAAGTCATAGGAAAATTAATGGCGATTATTGTTGCGATGATTGGAACTGCCGGGTCTTCCGCGCATGCAAGACTCGCCAGCAATGAGGGAAACAGTGACGAATGCAATAAAGAGTTTGAGTCTCTGTCTCAATAGTCACTTGCAGGATCTCTTGCGCGACTCCATTTGTGATTTGGCAGCTCGCGAGAATCGCGTCGGCTTCAATCTACGGGTTAAGATTCCGCGCGCTGACGGGAGCGCTGCAATTCTCTTCGCATCAGTGTGTTAGATCGCCCTTGCAGGGCTAAAAACAACAGTTTTGTCATGGAAACCCATGGCGTTGCCATGGGCTGTGGATATTGCGCCCCTTTGGGGCTCGGGGGGAATCGAGCCGCCTCAGTCGCAGTGAAAGGCCTCCTCGACGGAGGTCCACCATTTGCCAAGGGCGCTGTCTTCGAGGGGCTGCTGACAGAGCTTGCAGAGGTTGGGCATGTAGGTGGCTGATCCGCTTTGACGCCGCCTTGATTTCAATGTGCTGAAGCTGGGTTGACGAACGGAAGCGGATGTCGGTCTTGCGGATGGATCAGAATCTCCTGGCAAACATTATCCCGCTGCTCAGGCCGTCAAAGAATGGGGTCATTGTGATGTCCGCGTCCTTTGGCTTGTTGTGGCGGTGTACAATGGTTCGCCCTATCACCGTGCCGATGATGGCACCCGCGAATACATCGCTCGCATAGTGGGAGTTCTGCTCAATCCGAGAATACCCAACAGCGCCAGCCACCCCGTAGGCGAGGCCCTTCACCCACCATTGGTCATAGTGGGCGGCGATCACGGAGGCGACACTGAAGGCCTGCGTCACATGCCCCGACGGAAACGAGTAGTTCCCACTGAACGGTTTGAACTGAAAGGTCCTTTCGGACGCGTTGGGCCGGACTCGCCCTGCGGTGAGTTTTATCAGGGGCGCGACAATCCCGGCCGAGATGATGCTGGAGGTGACGCAGTCCATCGCCACGGCCTTGGCCTTTCCATCATTTGCGAGAATTCCGCAGACTTCGAACGCGCCGATGACAGCCCAGGAGCCTTCGGCGCCAAATCTCTGCGCATTCGCTGTGAATGCGCGGCGCTTGGGCGTTATGGTTTCCTGTGATTCCTCCTTGATCCCGCCATCGGACACGGATGAGGCGACAACGAGGCCGGCGAGGCTTCCAGCGACAAGCCAGTCGTTCCGCTTCCAGCGCAGCGGAGAGGTCAGCACCGACTTCGTGTCATCGAAAAGCAGTGAGGCATATTCTCTTGAAAGAAGGCTTTCCGGACGTCGTCCCGGTGAAGAGCCAGGTTCATTGTCCGGATCCGAATGAATTGCATCGGAGATCCTCCAAGCATCCCCCTGGGCGGGCAGCGAAGAAAATGAGACAGCAAAAATTGCGAGCATCCAGCTCCAACAGGCCGGACATACATTGAATTCGCCAATGAAGGACACAAGTGATCAGACGCGACAATTTTGGAAACGTTAGAAAGATGACGATAATGTAATGAGCATGCCGCGGAGAGATGATGCTGTTAAAAAATTGATGCTTGTTGCCGGTGGACGGCACGCCACGTACTGGATTGCGCGAATTTCACTGCTCAAGGAAGCAGGGAATGTCGCGGTGCTTGACGTTTGAAATGTGCGGATTCAATGAAAGGCATGCGTCGCCCGTCGCCTGCGACACTTCGGTTCGATGACAGTCGCTGTTTGCATTGCATTTCCATTCCCGAATGAAAACCAAACGTTATGGAGCCGTCATTGGAGTTCGCGATGAGTCCATCGCCGACTATGTCCGAATCCACTCGGAAGTCTGGCCGGGTGTGCTCGCGAAGATCAAGGAGTGCAACATCCGCAACTATTCAATCCATCTGCGACGGATGCCCGACGGGCGCGCCTACCTGTTCAGCTACTATGAATACGCGGGTGGCGACCATGCGGCGGACATGGCGAGAATGTCGGCGGATCCCCTGACGCAGGAGTGGTGGAAAGTTTGCATGCCGATGCAGGAGCCTCTTGCGGACCGTCCGGAGGGAGCCTGGTGGGCCCCATGCGACGAGGTGTTTCACCTCGACTGATGAAACTGGGGCCCGGGTCGTGCATCCGCGGACATCCCTTGGGCGGGTGATTTCCTGCGGCGTGATCTAACGTTTGAGCGCCAGCATGATCACGCCGGTGGCAACCAATGCAATGCCCGACCATTCCCGCATGGACGGACGTTCGCCAAGAAACGCAAATGCGAACACCGCCACAAGCACCAGGCTGAACTTGTCCACGGGTGCGACCTTTGACGCATCACCAACCTTGAGTGCGCGAAAGTAGCAGACCCACGAAACTCCGGTCGCCAGCCCGGAAAGACTGAGGAAGATCCAGGTCCTCGATGGAAGATCGAAGGGATTGCTCCACCTGCCGGTTGAAATCACGAATGCGGACAGTGCGACAAGGATGATCAGCGTGCGGATCAGTGTTGCGAAATCAGGATCCACGCCTTGGACCCCCGCCTTGGCGAAAATTGCGGTCAATCCTGCAAACACAGCCGACAGGAGAGCCCAGAGAAACCAGCCGTTGGCGGGCATCATGCGTCTTGTGCGGGACCCGAAGCACCAAGTCTTTCATTGACCGGGGCCATGTGTGCCGGCGTGCGTGCCAGCGTCAGGCAGAGCAGGCTTGGAAGCACCAGAAGCACCAATGGCACCTGCACGAGAAGGCCCGTGATGATGGCTGCGGCCAGCGGCTGCTGCATGGCCGAGCCCTGACCGATGGAGAGCGCCAGGGGCAGCAGGGCCAGAATTGCGGCAACCGTTGTCATCATGATCGGTCTCAGACGGTTCCGCCCTGCGGCCATCAGGGCGTCCTCGTGCGCCATGCC
This window encodes:
- a CDS encoding TonB-dependent siderophore receptor encodes the protein MTCSQTTGQSLHRQLTRGILLISAFHAVTSLANAAAVPSYLPENGEVIRLDQFEVNGQRDKADYAVARSRTATKTDTALIDVPQAITVITRDLIDDQAMLSLGDVTRYVPGAGIAQGEGNRDTPVLRGNSTTADFFVDGIRDDVQYFRDLYNVDRVEVLKGPNAMIFGRGGSGGVINRVIRQANWAQHRDFSFQAGSWEHYRGVIDFGQPINNALAFRATGMLEDSGSYRESVTLNRRAINPTLAWQLSPQTILRAGFEYFHDERVADRGISSFQGRPVVTAPSTFFGDPAQSSTWAYARTSFVSLEHTFANGSSLRNRLNFGDYDKFYQNVFPGAVDATGNNVSIAAYSNATARRNWINQTDFVIPLGTNALKQTILAGLELGHQETDNFRRTGYFDSISPTTTSITVPVSNPRTSLPVSFRQSATDADNHGIAKTVSIYAQDQIELSPRLQAILGLRLESFDMDFRNHRTGSKVENRDNEISPRVGAVFKPVDLLSLYASYSRTFVPRAGEQLSSLTLANRSLDPERFENLEIGAKWEYRPDLILTAAAYQLDRRNVAIADPSDPTKSILVDGQRAKGIELGITGRLTSDWSIVGGYSYQDGSIKTTQSSTIKAGQRLGQLPRHSFSLWNRYDLNAQWGAGLGIIHRGAIFASADNRVSLPGFVRLDAAVFFKLNASVRFQLNVENMLDRKYYSLAHSNNNITPGSPLAVRVGADIRF
- a CDS encoding phosphatase PAP2 family protein, which encodes MLTSPLRWKRNDWLVAGSLAGLVVASSVSDGGIKEESQETITPKRRAFTANAQRFGAEGSWAVIGAFEVCGILANDGKAKAVAMDCVTSSIISAGIVAPLIKLTAGRVRPNASERTFQFKPFSGNYSFPSGHVTQAFSVASVIAAHYDQWWVKGLAYGVAGAVGYSRIEQNSHYASDVFAGAIIGTVIGRTIVHRHNKPKDADITMTPFFDGLSSGIMFARRF
- a CDS encoding L-rhamnose mutarotase; its protein translation is MKTKRYGAVIGVRDESIADYVRIHSEVWPGVLAKIKECNIRNYSIHLRRMPDGRAYLFSYYEYAGGDHAADMARMSADPLTQEWWKVCMPMQEPLADRPEGAWWAPCDEVFHLD
- a CDS encoding EamA family transporter gives rise to the protein MMPANGWFLWALLSAVFAGLTAIFAKAGVQGVDPDFATLIRTLIILVALSAFVISTGRWSNPFDLPSRTWIFLSLSGLATGVSWVCYFRALKVGDASKVAPVDKFSLVLVAVFAFAFLGERPSMREWSGIALVATGVIMLALKR